In Aliamphritea ceti, a single window of DNA contains:
- a CDS encoding nuclear transport factor 2 family protein: MNESAKAIATICSAMDVYFEGLYLADTEVLAKVFHPDARYVNMVEGDYMNKSLAEYFAAVDKRIPPAANGDARCERIISVELGGERLAFVKASMTMLEREYTDFLTLTFDQHGWRIMSKVFTYQ; encoded by the coding sequence ATGAATGAGTCAGCAAAAGCAATAGCGACTATTTGCAGTGCTATGGATGTGTATTTTGAAGGTCTGTATCTGGCTGATACTGAGGTATTGGCAAAGGTTTTTCATCCGGATGCACGTTACGTGAATATGGTAGAAGGCGACTACATGAATAAGTCGCTGGCTGAATATTTCGCTGCGGTGGATAAACGTATACCACCTGCTGCTAATGGTGATGCCCGTTGCGAACGAATTATCTCAGTTGAGCTTGGTGGTGAGCGTTTGGCGTTTGTTAAAGCCTCAATGACTATGTTAGAGCGGGAATATACGGATTTTTTAACATTAACTTTTGATCAGCATGGCTGGCGGATCATGTCCAAAGTTTTTACTTATCAATGA
- a CDS encoding type II and III secretion system protein family protein → MKYSIQYPGKLFRALIVLMFLFSASSVAAQETTRSTTLKTYDELTDHTRQVETIWVPLYKSHILRLNKPVKKISIGNPDIADILIMQSGQLYVLGRGLGTTNVLLWDGRNKLISAFDIEVTHDLDTLKSKLFELLPEENIEVHSSQGAIVLSGEVSSLTRMNTAVEIAKSFTVPTKDDSEDNAISSVVNLMGVGGAQQVMLKVTVAEVSRRVARRLGIKFNAVSAGNDFQFGAVSGGATFPDAVFSGLNAGATGARTPVFTQGGIFGPAIDEFAPNDLAIADKGLFASYLGGDFLFSMALDAAKEDGSAKILAEPTLTTLTGQEASFLSGGEFPIPVPNEDGITIDFKEFGIGLKFVPVVLDSQRINMKLNISVSELTSTASVSASPGNTNATFFVPALTKRSASSTVELADGQTIGIAGLLNENMREVVNKFPGLGDIPVLGNLFRSQEFEKGETELVILVTPQLAKPLNTEEIALPTDNFVEPSDFEFYILGQNLGDSEDKNVSQQQVASAGNKTLKKAPINEAIADNQDDQKSLPATSYAVPPLPKINGSSGGLENNYGHSIN, encoded by the coding sequence ATGAAATATTCAATACAATATCCCGGTAAGCTTTTTAGGGCTCTGATTGTCTTGATGTTCTTGTTTTCCGCCAGTTCAGTTGCCGCGCAGGAAACAACACGCAGTACTACATTAAAGACCTATGACGAGCTGACCGACCATACTAGGCAAGTAGAGACGATTTGGGTGCCTTTATATAAGTCACATATTCTGCGTCTGAATAAGCCGGTCAAAAAGATCTCAATTGGTAACCCTGATATCGCTGATATTCTCATCATGCAGTCTGGACAGCTTTATGTTCTGGGCCGTGGTCTGGGTACCACAAATGTGTTGCTCTGGGATGGCCGTAATAAGCTTATCAGCGCCTTTGATATCGAAGTAACTCATGATCTGGATACTCTGAAGTCCAAGCTGTTTGAACTGTTACCCGAAGAGAATATAGAGGTACATTCCTCCCAGGGCGCGATTGTATTGAGCGGTGAGGTTAGCAGTCTGACGCGGATGAATACCGCAGTAGAAATTGCTAAAAGTTTTACCGTCCCCACCAAAGATGATTCTGAAGATAATGCTATCTCCAGTGTGGTCAACCTGATGGGCGTCGGTGGCGCGCAGCAGGTCATGCTGAAAGTAACCGTTGCAGAGGTTTCCCGCCGGGTGGCCCGCCGTCTGGGCATTAAGTTCAACGCGGTCAGTGCCGGCAATGACTTCCAGTTCGGTGCTGTCAGTGGTGGGGCGACTTTTCCTGATGCCGTATTTAGTGGTTTAAATGCCGGTGCAACAGGTGCCCGTACTCCAGTTTTCACTCAAGGAGGTATTTTCGGACCTGCAATAGATGAATTTGCGCCGAATGATCTGGCTATTGCTGATAAAGGTTTATTTGCCAGCTATCTGGGAGGGGATTTCCTGTTCAGCATGGCGCTTGATGCTGCTAAAGAAGATGGTTCAGCAAAAATTCTGGCAGAGCCAACATTAACCACTCTTACTGGTCAGGAAGCGTCTTTCCTTTCCGGTGGTGAGTTTCCTATCCCAGTACCAAATGAAGATGGCATTACCATTGATTTTAAGGAGTTTGGTATTGGCCTGAAGTTTGTACCAGTGGTGTTAGATTCCCAGCGTATCAATATGAAACTGAATATCAGTGTTAGTGAATTGACTTCAACAGCCAGCGTATCGGCATCTCCGGGTAATACTAATGCCACCTTTTTCGTGCCAGCACTGACCAAACGTTCAGCTAGCTCAACGGTTGAGTTGGCTGATGGGCAGACCATTGGTATAGCAGGATTGCTTAACGAAAACATGCGTGAAGTTGTGAACAAGTTTCCAGGCTTAGGTGACATTCCTGTGCTGGGTAATCTGTTTCGTAGCCAGGAATTTGAAAAAGGTGAAACAGAGCTGGTTATTTTGGTTACACCTCAATTGGCTAAGCCGTTGAATACCGAAGAAATAGCATTACCAACAGACAACTTTGTCGAGCCTTCTGATTTTGAGTTCTATATTTTGGGTCAGAACCTGGGAGACAGCGAAGATAAAAATGTCTCTCAGCAGCAGGTTGCATCAGCGGGTAATAAAACCCTGAAAAAAGCACCAATTAACGAAGCGATTGCAGACAATCAGGATGACCAAAAGTCGTTGCCAGCAACCAGTTATGCCGTACCGCCATTGCCAAAAATTAATGGCTCATCCGGTGGGTTAGAAAATAACTACGGCCATTCAATTAATTAG
- a CDS encoding MarR family winged helix-turn-helix transcriptional regulator, producing the protein MTATDDLSLLDERLCFALYSTAQAITKEYKSLLGRLNMTYPQYLVFLALTPEDEVTVKALGERLFLDSGTLSPLLKRMQQAGLINRYRDAEDERKVMVGLTDKARELTPEITSIQQEVACSTGLETVEFKQLLQQLQNLNRHLRNGND; encoded by the coding sequence ATGACTGCAACAGATGACCTTTCTTTACTCGATGAGCGCTTATGTTTTGCGCTTTATTCGACCGCTCAGGCGATAACCAAAGAGTATAAAAGCTTGCTGGGTCGCCTGAATATGACCTATCCCCAGTACCTTGTATTTCTGGCGTTGACGCCGGAAGACGAGGTAACAGTCAAAGCACTTGGCGAGCGACTATTTCTGGATTCAGGTACGCTTTCGCCTCTGTTGAAGCGTATGCAACAGGCTGGCCTGATTAACCGCTACCGTGACGCAGAAGATGAGCGTAAAGTCATGGTGGGCCTGACAGATAAAGCCCGTGAATTAACCCCGGAAATTACTTCTATTCAACAAGAAGTAGCCTGTTCAACAGGTTTGGAAACCGTTGAGTTTAAGCAGTTACTGCAGCAACTACAGAATTTGAACCGGCATTTACGTAACGGTAATGACTGA
- a CDS encoding A24 family peptidase: MQQTLVSETVTLVLLFLLLLATLSDVTRHIIPNLLNLMILICGVAFQLEMIGLSGLMTAFSGLVVGFLIFIPFYIAGGMAAGDVKMMAAAATLLGPLSAFQAAGLSLIAGMFLALLVVLFKGSLLALLKRYFLIFKTLFFTRKLIYIQPQEGEAAALRFPYALAITTGTVLALAHQSQLGFYHLRELLTGGAL; the protein is encoded by the coding sequence ATGCAACAGACATTAGTTAGCGAAACTGTAACGCTTGTATTGCTGTTCTTACTCTTACTAGCAACATTATCTGATGTTACGAGACATATAATTCCTAATTTACTGAATTTGATGATTCTTATATGTGGCGTTGCATTCCAGTTAGAAATGATAGGGCTGAGTGGCTTAATGACAGCCTTTAGTGGCCTTGTTGTTGGTTTTCTTATCTTCATTCCCTTTTATATAGCGGGTGGGATGGCGGCCGGAGATGTAAAAATGATGGCCGCTGCTGCAACGCTGCTTGGTCCGCTGTCTGCGTTTCAGGCAGCGGGACTGAGCTTAATTGCAGGTATGTTTCTGGCGTTACTTGTAGTGCTGTTTAAGGGCAGTTTGTTAGCGCTTTTGAAACGTTATTTTTTGATTTTTAAAACGCTGTTTTTCACCCGTAAGCTGATTTATATCCAGCCACAGGAAGGTGAAGCCGCAGCGTTACGTTTTCCATATGCTCTGGCGATTACTACCGGAACGGTGTTGGCGCTGGCGCATCAGTCTCAACTTGGGTTTTATCACCTGCGTGAATTACTCACAGGCGGTGCCTTATGA
- a CDS encoding organic hydroperoxide resistance protein, which translates to MQLDKTLYVAKAEATGGREGYVRSDDGALDMPLTTPRALGGAGKFGVNPEQLFAAGYAACFIGAMKVVAQRNGQLLSAATKVNGEVGIGPVGQGFNINVVLNIEVPDMARDELDTLISAAHEVCPYSNATRNNVDVVLNII; encoded by the coding sequence ATGCAATTAGATAAAACCTTATATGTAGCTAAAGCTGAAGCAACAGGTGGGCGTGAAGGGTACGTTCGTTCTGATGACGGTGCGTTGGATATGCCGCTCACTACGCCCAGGGCCTTAGGCGGTGCGGGTAAGTTTGGTGTGAACCCTGAGCAGCTATTTGCTGCGGGTTATGCAGCCTGCTTTATTGGTGCGATGAAAGTAGTCGCACAGAGAAACGGGCAGTTGCTGAGCGCAGCGACTAAGGTTAATGGCGAAGTGGGCATCGGTCCTGTAGGGCAGGGATTTAATATTAATGTAGTGCTGAACATTGAAGTGCCTGACATGGCGCGTGATGAACTGGATACACTCATTTCGGCAGCGCATGAAGTTTGCCCATATTCTAATGCAACCCGTAACAATGTTGACGTTGTACTGAATATTATCTGA
- the gstA gene encoding glutathione transferase GstA, with protein MKLFYKPGACSLASHIILRESGAGFELEAVDTDIGRTQSGMDFSEINPKGYVPVLQLESGDVLTEGAAILQYIADHCAPGRLAPTAGTIERVRLQEHLNYVSSELHKAFGAFFSGTATEADKDNARASLNSKFNYLNDLFADDREYLSGSDFSVADAYLFVVSNWANFVGINLHPWPRIARFVERVSKRPAVQEAFKAEGLV; from the coding sequence ATGAAGCTGTTTTATAAACCGGGTGCCTGTTCGTTGGCATCACATATTATTTTGCGCGAATCAGGGGCTGGCTTCGAACTTGAAGCGGTTGATACTGACATCGGCCGAACCCAGTCAGGCATGGATTTTAGTGAGATCAATCCTAAAGGTTATGTGCCTGTACTGCAGTTAGAGTCCGGTGACGTTCTTACCGAGGGCGCTGCGATACTGCAATATATTGCAGATCACTGCGCACCGGGTCGTCTGGCGCCTACTGCAGGAACTATCGAGCGGGTTCGGCTGCAAGAGCATCTGAATTATGTCAGTTCTGAGCTGCATAAAGCTTTTGGGGCATTTTTCTCAGGAACAGCCACTGAAGCTGATAAAGACAATGCCAGGGCAAGTCTGAATAGCAAATTTAATTATCTGAATGACTTGTTTGCAGATGACCGTGAATATCTGTCGGGCAGTGATTTTTCTGTGGCAGATGCTTATCTTTTTGTGGTCAGTAACTGGGCTAATTTTGTCGGTATCAATTTGCATCCCTGGCCCAGGATTGCCCGTTTTGTTGAGCGGGTGAGCAAACGTCCGGCGGTTCAGGAAGCTTTTAAAGCTGAAGGGCTGGTCTGA
- a CDS encoding Flp family type IVb pilin, producing the protein MNMQTITAQVTAFLKDEEGLTTVEYAIAGSLVGLAVVTAFGDLGTAVGNTIEGLEDAITAGS; encoded by the coding sequence ATGAACATGCAAACAATTACTGCTCAGGTAACAGCATTCCTTAAAGATGAAGAAGGCCTGACAACAGTTGAGTACGCAATTGCCGGTAGTTTAGTGGGACTTGCTGTAGTAACTGCATTTGGTGACCTGGGTACAGCAGTAGGTAACACAATTGAAGGTCTTGAAGATGCAATTACTGCTGGTTCTTAA
- a CDS encoding helix-turn-helix transcriptional regulator, with amino-acid sequence MLWVDLRNQSNQSCLSSSFEGICHTQTVKQSSTCPRLLNTTEADLICFEYDYPDIQSLHLLQQTRQSEPDLPILMFTEQHSEALAIWAFRTGVWDYHVKPLSEVDMVHITESLKTASDFRDAIKLRNTRCESEPLPEEVRFRAPTSGESILQHAINYVQNHYPEKILESDMADLCGLTVNKFCRMFKQTYSLTFQEYLIGYRLKESTRLLLNPVASIADVAFTVGFNDPSYYARVFKKYMGISPSECRQLLREKRSSDALDTRIMEMKIPV; translated from the coding sequence ATGCTCTGGGTTGACCTTAGAAATCAGTCAAATCAGTCATGTTTATCAAGCAGTTTTGAAGGTATTTGTCATACACAGACAGTCAAACAATCTTCCACATGCCCTCGCTTGTTAAACACCACTGAAGCGGACTTAATCTGTTTTGAATATGACTATCCGGACATACAAAGTTTGCATTTATTACAACAAACCCGGCAGTCTGAACCTGATTTACCTATCCTGATGTTTACGGAACAGCATTCAGAAGCCCTGGCAATATGGGCTTTTCGTACTGGTGTCTGGGACTATCACGTTAAACCATTATCTGAAGTTGATATGGTGCATATTACTGAATCATTGAAAACAGCCAGTGATTTTCGTGATGCTATCAAGCTTAGAAATACCCGCTGTGAAAGTGAGCCGCTGCCGGAAGAGGTTCGTTTCCGCGCACCCACTAGTGGTGAATCCATACTTCAGCACGCAATAAATTATGTTCAGAACCATTATCCCGAGAAGATTTTGGAGTCCGACATGGCTGATCTGTGCGGCCTGACAGTGAATAAGTTCTGTAGAATGTTCAAACAAACATATAGTCTGACATTCCAGGAATATTTAATTGGCTACCGCCTGAAAGAGTCTACCCGGTTGTTACTTAACCCTGTTGCAAGCATCGCAGATGTCGCCTTTACTGTTGGTTTTAACGACCCATCCTACTATGCCAGAGTATTCAAAAAATACATGGGAATCAGCCCGTCTGAATGTCGTCAGTTACTACGGGAAAAGCGTTCTTCTGACGCATTAGATACACGAATAATGGAAATGAAAATCCCTGTGTAA
- the cpaB gene encoding Flp pilus assembly protein CpaB, with the protein MFKSRTLLLLLLSGLLAVAAVFVANNWLAAQQPQVVETKEVVETEIIMTAALEIPYGQKVESRHLKRIEMPMGLAPDGAVRNAQQIEGMVASANIIPGEILMQARFSEHLEGSTLASLIEPNMRAVTVRVNDVVGVGGFLLPGNRVDVLASRTVKKRTTTNTILSDLKVLAVDQTASTNEKDPVIVRAVTLEVSPQQAEDIVKARDEGPIQLSLRNPKDRGVVKKPEIRRASSGSYVTIIRGTNVQKSKVRL; encoded by the coding sequence ATGTTTAAATCAAGAACCCTATTGCTATTACTGCTCTCAGGTTTACTGGCTGTAGCGGCAGTGTTTGTTGCTAATAACTGGCTAGCCGCACAGCAACCCCAGGTAGTTGAAACGAAAGAAGTTGTAGAGACTGAAATCATTATGACTGCTGCCCTGGAAATTCCTTACGGTCAAAAAGTTGAATCACGGCATCTGAAACGTATTGAGATGCCTATGGGGCTCGCTCCTGATGGTGCTGTTCGCAATGCCCAGCAAATAGAAGGCATGGTTGCCAGTGCGAATATTATTCCTGGTGAGATTCTCATGCAGGCTCGTTTCAGCGAGCACCTTGAAGGCAGCACGTTAGCATCGCTTATTGAACCTAATATGCGGGCCGTAACCGTTCGGGTAAATGATGTTGTCGGTGTCGGTGGCTTCTTGTTGCCGGGTAACAGGGTTGATGTCCTGGCCAGCCGTACCGTTAAAAAACGTACAACTACGAATACTATTCTCAGCGACCTGAAAGTTCTGGCAGTAGACCAGACCGCCAGTACTAATGAAAAAGACCCGGTGATCGTGCGTGCCGTTACTCTGGAAGTATCACCACAGCAAGCAGAAGACATTGTTAAGGCCCGTGATGAAGGTCCTATCCAGTTGAGCCTGCGTAACCCTAAGGATCGCGGTGTCGTGAAGAAACCAGAGATTCGTCGGGCAAGCAGTGGGTCGTACGTCACTATAATTCGCGGCACAAATGTGCAGAAGAGCAAGGTAAGACTGTAG
- a CDS encoding YceI family protein, which yields MNLNTLTRLLPASALAACMLAASMGAQADWQLNNQKSSLNFLSVKKVHIAEVFHITRLAGQLNDAGELSIQLDLDSIETNIGIRNDRMREHLFETSKFKMATLTSQLPAEIMQTAKDGGFSNAEVDATLSFHGLEKPLKVKVSLMSDGQQILASSSQPVVLSAETFGLTAGIDKLKSLAGLDNIGYTVPVSFSLMLEQ from the coding sequence ATGAATCTGAATACGCTAACACGGTTATTACCGGCATCGGCACTGGCTGCCTGTATGCTGGCTGCCAGCATGGGGGCTCAGGCTGACTGGCAATTAAACAATCAGAAATCCAGTTTGAATTTTTTATCGGTAAAGAAAGTACATATCGCCGAAGTGTTTCATATTACCCGTCTGGCCGGGCAGTTAAATGATGCAGGTGAGTTGTCAATTCAGCTGGATCTGGACAGTATCGAAACAAATATCGGAATACGTAACGATCGAATGCGTGAGCATCTGTTTGAAACTTCAAAGTTTAAGATGGCAACTCTGACCAGCCAACTACCGGCTGAAATTATGCAGACAGCAAAAGATGGTGGTTTTTCGAATGCTGAAGTTGATGCCACTCTTAGCTTTCATGGGCTGGAAAAACCTTTGAAAGTGAAAGTCAGTCTCATGTCAGACGGTCAGCAGATTCTTGCCAGCAGCAGCCAACCTGTAGTTCTGAGTGCCGAAACCTTTGGTCTGACAGCAGGTATTGATAAGCTCAAGTCCTTGGCTGGATTGGACAACATAGGTTATACCGTTCCGGTTAGTTTCAGTTTGATGCTGGAGCAATAA
- a CDS encoding tautomerase family protein produces the protein MPYVNIKVTKEGGIDNTGPTQEQKAELIAGVTELLSKVLNKQPATTFVVIDEVPLEDWGIGGLPVTDYRKLKSN, from the coding sequence ATGCCTTATGTAAATATTAAAGTAACGAAAGAAGGTGGTATTGATAATACGGGGCCAACACAGGAGCAGAAAGCTGAGTTGATTGCCGGTGTTACTGAGTTGCTCTCTAAGGTTTTAAATAAGCAGCCAGCAACTACTTTTGTAGTGATTGATGAGGTTCCGCTTGAGGACTGGGGGATAGGTGGCTTACCGGTGACCGATTATCGAAAGCTAAAATCTAACTAG
- a CDS encoding AAA family ATPase — protein sequence MRKHQQDPLLNGGGSTNSGVNGNGNGNGTVLSSFRMLAPRPTSIEDTYLSKQFLVELISKHLYDAGGLTISQLVHRVCLSGAVIEEILNYLRQESRLEVLPRLGQSKELYYSLTDLGRIAGQEAMNKSGYIGPAPVPVSEYEKVVQAQSVHRVIIKQKETQQAFQDIVIRSSLLDQLGPAMNSGRSIVIYGPPGTGKTYISQRLTRLLTDACLIPYAISVNESIIQLYDPLVHKAVDPDANSDGRPNLLFNEGHDPRYKLCKRPVVISGGELTLDMLEVKYEPSTKIYRAPLQLKANNGMYIIDDMGRQRVSPVELFNRWIYPMEERKDLLSLANGNSFEVPFDEILIFSTNINPLELGDAAFLRRIGHKVFFDTLDEYAFTEIWKKVCIEKQIEFDQTLLTYLFEEHYQREQRPLLPCHPRDILGIAQDKALYLADPGKLSEELIDWAWKSYFVKLDQEKDQFAYTGELSGGHHV from the coding sequence ATGAGAAAGCACCAGCAAGATCCGTTACTTAATGGTGGCGGCAGTACTAACTCCGGTGTAAATGGCAACGGTAATGGCAATGGCACTGTATTGTCGTCTTTCCGGATGCTAGCACCGCGACCAACCAGCATTGAAGATACTTATTTAAGTAAACAGTTTCTGGTTGAGCTAATAAGTAAGCATTTGTATGACGCGGGTGGACTGACCATATCGCAGTTAGTCCATCGGGTTTGTTTGTCCGGTGCAGTAATTGAAGAAATTCTCAATTATTTGCGCCAGGAAAGTCGCCTTGAAGTGTTGCCCCGTCTGGGGCAGAGCAAAGAACTGTATTACAGTCTGACGGACCTGGGGCGGATTGCCGGTCAGGAAGCAATGAATAAAAGTGGCTATATTGGCCCAGCTCCCGTTCCTGTATCTGAATATGAAAAAGTTGTTCAGGCTCAGTCAGTGCATCGGGTGATTATTAAGCAGAAGGAAACTCAGCAGGCTTTTCAGGATATTGTTATCAGGTCATCTTTACTGGATCAGCTTGGTCCAGCGATGAATTCGGGACGCTCAATCGTTATCTATGGCCCACCCGGCACAGGTAAAACCTATATTTCACAGCGATTGACCCGGTTACTGACAGATGCCTGCCTGATTCCATATGCGATATCTGTGAATGAAAGCATTATCCAGCTGTACGATCCACTTGTGCACAAAGCTGTCGATCCGGATGCGAATTCGGATGGCAGACCTAACTTGCTGTTTAACGAAGGTCATGATCCACGTTACAAATTATGTAAACGTCCTGTGGTTATTAGCGGTGGTGAGTTAACTCTGGATATGCTGGAAGTTAAATATGAGCCCAGTACTAAGATTTATCGTGCGCCACTTCAGCTTAAAGCCAATAACGGCATGTACATCATTGATGATATGGGCCGACAGCGGGTCAGTCCGGTTGAGTTATTTAACCGCTGGATTTACCCCATGGAAGAACGTAAAGATTTGCTCAGCCTGGCAAACGGTAACAGCTTTGAAGTGCCTTTTGACGAGATTCTGATTTTTTCTACCAATATTAATCCGCTTGAATTAGGTGATGCGGCTTTCTTACGCCGGATTGGCCATAAGGTTTTTTTCGATACGCTGGATGAGTATGCATTTACTGAAATCTGGAAAAAGGTCTGTATCGAGAAACAGATCGAGTTTGATCAAACACTACTGACATATCTTTTCGAGGAGCATTATCAGCGAGAGCAGCGACCTTTACTGCCATGTCACCCCCGAGACATACTAGGAATAGCGCAGGACAAGGCGCTGTATCTCGCTGACCCCGGAAAACTGTCTGAAGAATTGATCGACTGGGCCTGGAAAAGTTACTTCGTAAAACTTGATCAGGAAAAAGACCAGTTTGCCTATACCGGTGAACTGTCAGGAGGTCACCATGTTTAA
- a CDS encoding LysR family transcriptional regulator — translation MTYEQLLILQAIVSEGTFRSAAEHLHKSQSAVSHMLKKLEDDIGFLLFSREAYRPQLTPEGEVFYRQATRAIQQMQQLRTTARNLKARHEAFVSLAVTATYPLTPVLEVIGHIKQQYPTTDINLSRETMAGPLERLLQQEADIIIATMDGVPVDQVEAIPFANITIVPVAHPDFEAAQNPQMKTISEIQSYTQIIVADSSTSATSQSRDLLPGGLRWTVSDFAAKKEILLAKQGWGGIPTHMIEEELANGSLVALNVEGYPPRYSQLFQIRRRNSNTGIVAQAIWQQLTELQHSTT, via the coding sequence GTGACATACGAACAGCTCCTTATTCTTCAGGCAATAGTCAGTGAAGGAACTTTCAGAAGCGCCGCCGAACACCTGCACAAATCGCAATCGGCAGTCAGTCATATGTTAAAAAAACTGGAAGATGATATTGGCTTTCTGCTGTTTTCCCGTGAAGCATATCGTCCGCAACTTACTCCCGAAGGAGAAGTATTTTATCGCCAGGCAACCCGTGCTATTCAGCAAATGCAACAACTGCGCACAACCGCCCGAAATTTAAAAGCCAGACACGAAGCTTTTGTATCCCTTGCAGTAACAGCAACCTACCCTTTAACCCCTGTTTTAGAGGTTATCGGTCATATCAAGCAACAATACCCCACGACGGACATTAACCTCTCCCGCGAAACAATGGCTGGCCCACTGGAGCGGCTATTACAGCAGGAAGCCGACATCATTATTGCCACAATGGACGGCGTACCGGTTGATCAGGTAGAAGCCATTCCATTCGCTAATATCACCATAGTCCCTGTTGCTCATCCCGATTTCGAAGCAGCACAAAATCCACAGATGAAAACGATTAGCGAAATTCAAAGCTATACACAGATTATTGTTGCCGACAGCAGCACAAGCGCTACCAGCCAAAGCAGAGACCTTTTGCCTGGAGGACTCCGCTGGACGGTCTCTGATTTTGCAGCAAAAAAAGAAATCCTGCTCGCAAAGCAAGGCTGGGGAGGGATTCCCACACATATGATTGAAGAAGAACTTGCCAACGGCAGCCTGGTCGCACTTAATGTCGAAGGTTACCCACCTCGCTATTCTCAGCTATTTCAAATCCGGCGGAGAAATTCAAATACAGGAATAGTTGCACAGGCAATCTGGCAACAACTCACAGAATTACAGCACTCAACCACATGA
- a CDS encoding ferredoxin reductase family protein, producing the protein MRIVGVLLVLIAVFFPLYSFIPLFGKYDTGALFSQYIGIAALVLMGISQLLATRMRWLEWVFGGLDRIYVLHKWIGIAAMAAVLIHDTVDAEIDGLGQETWLVDLAETLGELSLYGLLILVVISIATFVPYHLWRKTHKFMGAMFVCGAFHYVFMLKPFELQSLLGMYALGFCVLGILCYLYTLMPFTWMTGRYAYQVVNREVQGSALALTLKQEGRAVKHQSGQFAFLSFADQQLDEPHPFTISQAPDQQGNLRFTVKALGDYTRQLKRKAEPGMRVYVSNAYGHFRRVPDVQAEVWIAAGIGITPFLAWAQDKKCSTPVELFYCVRELNEAAHLEELQSIVDKRPELSLHLIETSVRGRLSADDICGSLQASLDEVRVYYCGPKPMRESLLQQLGARGLRNSRFHYEVFELRSGIGLRKLAAWGTKHWQAYQAR; encoded by the coding sequence ATGCGAATTGTTGGTGTTTTATTGGTCTTAATCGCCGTTTTTTTTCCCTTATATAGTTTCATTCCTCTGTTTGGAAAATATGATACAGGGGCTTTATTTTCACAATATATTGGCATTGCTGCTCTGGTTCTGATGGGAATATCTCAATTACTGGCCACTCGAATGAGGTGGCTGGAATGGGTATTTGGCGGGCTTGATCGAATTTATGTATTACATAAATGGATAGGGATTGCTGCGATGGCAGCGGTGCTTATTCACGATACGGTAGATGCAGAAATCGACGGGCTGGGTCAGGAGACCTGGTTAGTTGATCTGGCTGAAACACTTGGTGAGCTGAGTCTCTATGGCTTACTGATATTAGTGGTTATTTCAATTGCTACTTTTGTGCCTTATCACCTGTGGCGTAAAACACATAAATTTATGGGTGCAATGTTTGTTTGTGGCGCATTTCATTATGTCTTTATGTTAAAACCTTTTGAATTGCAGAGTCTTTTGGGTATGTATGCTCTGGGTTTCTGTGTGCTGGGCATTCTGTGTTATTTGTATACTTTAATGCCTTTTACCTGGATGACCGGTCGCTATGCATACCAGGTGGTGAATCGTGAAGTTCAGGGCAGTGCCCTGGCGCTGACTTTAAAGCAGGAAGGTCGTGCTGTTAAGCATCAGTCGGGCCAGTTCGCGTTTTTGTCATTTGCAGACCAACAGCTGGATGAGCCTCATCCATTTACGATTAGCCAGGCGCCTGATCAGCAGGGTAATCTACGTTTTACTGTTAAAGCATTGGGAGATTATACCCGTCAGCTAAAGCGTAAGGCAGAACCTGGTATGCGTGTATATGTGAGCAATGCATATGGGCATTTTCGACGGGTGCCGGATGTGCAAGCCGAAGTATGGATTGCTGCTGGCATAGGTATTACGCCTTTCCTCGCCTGGGCACAGGATAAAAAGTGTTCTACGCCGGTTGAGTTGTTTTACTGTGTGCGTGAACTGAATGAGGCTGCGCATCTGGAAGAATTACAAAGTATTGTCGATAAACGCCCCGAATTGAGTTTGCATCTAATCGAAACATCCGTACGTGGTCGTCTTTCTGCAGATGATATTTGCGGTAGTCTGCAAGCCAGTCTGGATGAAGTTCGGGTGTATTACTGTGGACCAAAGCCTATGCGTGAATCTCTTTTGCAGCAGCTGGGTGCCAGAGGTTTACGAAATAGTCGTTTTCACTATGAAGTTTTCGAATTGCGTTCCGGCATAGGGCTGCGAAAGCTAGCCGCCTGGGGCACGAAGCATTGGCAGGCTTATCAGGCACGATAA